One genomic region from Candidatus Tisiphia endosymbiont of Dioctria linearis encodes:
- the lpdA gene encoding dihydrolipoyl dehydrogenase, translated as MENYDIAIIGGGPGGYVAAIRAAQLNKKVVLIEKEHLGGVCLNWGCIPTKALLKSAELFQKIKHAQDYGIIVNEPSFDLKKIVQRSRDISTQLTSGIKSLLKKNKVTVIDGTAVLGTSKVVNIDSNGQKISIKATNIIIATGARSRILDGFKPDGKQIITSKEAMIMDKLPKSMVIVGSGAIGIEFASFYNSLGTNVTIIEVQNRILQAEDEEISLMARKTFERKGIKIHTNSRLLNHSQTQDHVMIEVEIEGKNHKIQAETLLMAVGIVANTENLNLEKTNIKIEKGHIVTNQFMQTDEQGIYAIGDVTSPPWLAHKASHEGIIAVETIAGLKTHPIEKHNIPGCTYSSPQIASVGLTEEQAKKAGYQVKIGKFPSIVNGKALVDGYTEGMIKTIFDTKTGELLGAHLIGEEVTELIQGYVIARTMEGTELDLINTIFPHPTLSEMMGESVLQAYGRSIHI; from the coding sequence ATGGAAAATTATGATATAGCAATTATTGGGGGTGGACCTGGTGGTTACGTCGCAGCAATTAGGGCTGCACAACTAAATAAAAAAGTTGTGTTGATTGAGAAAGAGCATTTAGGAGGGGTTTGTTTAAATTGGGGATGTATACCAACAAAAGCACTACTTAAATCAGCTGAATTATTTCAGAAAATTAAGCATGCTCAAGATTATGGTATTATAGTCAATGAACCAAGCTTTGACTTAAAAAAAATAGTACAGCGTTCTAGAGATATATCGACGCAGTTAACATCTGGCATTAAGTCCTTACTAAAGAAAAATAAGGTTACGGTAATTGATGGTACTGCTGTACTTGGAACTAGCAAAGTGGTAAATATTGATAGTAACGGTCAAAAAATTTCGATTAAAGCAACAAATATAATAATTGCCACAGGGGCAAGGTCTAGAATCTTAGATGGATTTAAACCAGACGGTAAGCAAATTATTACCTCTAAGGAAGCTATGATTATGGATAAATTACCAAAATCTATGGTTATAGTTGGCTCAGGAGCGATTGGTATAGAGTTTGCCTCATTTTATAACTCTTTAGGAACAAACGTCACCATAATTGAAGTACAAAATAGGATTTTACAGGCTGAAGATGAAGAAATTTCTTTAATGGCACGAAAAACTTTTGAAAGAAAGGGTATAAAAATTCATACTAATAGCAGATTGTTAAATCATAGCCAAACACAAGATCATGTTATGATTGAAGTTGAGATAGAAGGAAAGAATCACAAAATACAAGCTGAAACTTTACTGATGGCAGTTGGTATAGTTGCTAACACGGAAAACCTTAATCTAGAAAAAACTAATATCAAAATAGAGAAAGGTCATATTGTTACCAATCAGTTTATGCAAACTGATGAACAAGGAATTTATGCAATAGGCGATGTCACATCTCCCCCGTGGCTTGCACATAAGGCAAGTCATGAAGGTATTATTGCTGTGGAAACTATTGCCGGACTCAAAACTCATCCTATAGAAAAACATAATATTCCAGGCTGTACTTATTCCTCACCGCAAATTGCTAGTGTAGGACTTACTGAAGAACAAGCAAAAAAAGCTGGTTACCAAGTGAAAATTGGCAAATTCCCATCTATCGTTAATGGTAAAGCTTTAGTTGATGGCTATACTGAAGGGATGATTAAAACGATATTTGATACAAAAACTGGGGAATTGCTAGGAGCTCATTTGATAGGCGAAGAGGTTACTGAACTAATTCAAGGTTATGTAATTGCTAGAACTATGGAAGGTACAGAGCTTGATTTAATCAATACTATTTTCCCTCACCCTACTTTATCTGAAATGATGGGTGAGTCAGTATTGCAGGCTTACGGTAGATCCATTCATATTTAA